In Ruegeria sp. YS9, the genomic window CGACAATGGCTGGGAACCGGGCCTGAAGGGCGGCGATGATATCCTTGGTGTCATCGACCGAAAGGGTGGTTTGGGTGACAAAGGCCAGCTTATCCGGGTCACGCACCTGCACCTTTGCCACGTCGTCCACAGTTTCGACCAGCAGCACATCGCCCTCGGGCAACTGCCCCATGGTGCCAACGGTTTCGGGGTGGCCCTTGTGGCCGATCATGATCATCTGCAACCCCGCTTCCGCGTGGCGCTGCGCCTCGACATGCACCTTGGAAACCAGGGGGCAGGTGGCGTCCACATAGATCATCTCGCGCTGGGCAGCCTCGGCGGGAACGGATTTCGGCACCCCGTGGGCGGAAAAGATCACCGGGCGGTCATCGGGGCATTCCTGCAATTCCTCGACGAAAACGGCCCCTTTGGCGCGAAGGCCATCGACCACGAATTTGTTGTGCACGATCTCGTGGCGCACATAGACCGGTGGGCCCCATTTCTGCAAAGCCATCTCAACGATTTTGATGGCACGGTCCACACCGGCGCAGAACCCGCGTGGGGCGGCAAGGTAAAGTGTCAGTGGCGGCTTTTTCATCAGGCTGTCTCCTTATGGCACAGG contains:
- the ispH gene encoding 4-hydroxy-3-methylbut-2-enyl diphosphate reductase; this translates as MKKPPLTLYLAAPRGFCAGVDRAIKIVEMALQKWGPPVYVRHEIVHNKFVVDGLRAKGAVFVEELQECPDDRPVIFSAHGVPKSVPAEAAQREMIYVDATCPLVSKVHVEAQRHAEAGLQMIMIGHKGHPETVGTMGQLPEGDVLLVETVDDVAKVQVRDPDKLAFVTQTTLSVDDTKDIIAALQARFPAIVGPHKEDICYATTNRQEAVKAVAPKADALLVVGAPNSSNSRRLVEVASREGCQYAQLVQRATEIDWRALEGISTVAVTAGASAPEVLVNEVIEAFSAHYDVTVEPVETAVENVEFKVPRVLRQPA